The Montipora capricornis isolate CH-2021 chromosome 3, ASM3666992v2, whole genome shotgun sequence genome window below encodes:
- the LOC138041731 gene encoding uncharacterized protein has product MLVDRQTFKMAAADSSAIPSVTFSDYYADLTGPAKTRYREKVVACGFDPYVLKKSDCSDELASFPSVGYPDIVNYLVLQTSWITGEQMKAYKSMEAYNFFVSGWVNTILTKSVAGTDKTVVTARVNHSQRCRETPLKTWFLAQKDGNVCMAHCNCMAGLCEACSHVGALLFAVEAGVRIRNSVTCTQDRNPWILPSYVKNIPYIPVCDMDLSSAKKRYSTLGEQGYATPEVNRADIPETSAEERANFCGNISRCGIKPAILSLISPYNAAFMPNEAEALPKPLTVIYNEEHLNYSFQELVEKAEKVFDEINITAKEAEAVEGVTRGQSTCKVWFEHRAGRVTASKFRAACTTDPDKPLKSLIEMICYPNSHRFSNAATKWGISNGSRAREDYAFSLAEDHLNFSVADCGLHISAKWPFLGATPDGLVFCECCGKGICEIKCPYKYKDSMLVSAAKANDSSFCLKYNEEEMSLSVDTCHAYYYQVQCKLFVTGVEYCDFVVWTNKDIFIQRILPDTEFWDRTLTRAILFYKKGVLPELLGRWFSRSSPLPHATVTPASDSDDDGPWCYCQQYIEGSQLIGCDKPDCKIQWFHMSCVGLTTEPDGEWICPSCTQ; this is encoded by the coding sequence ATGCTGGTGGACAGGCAAaccttcaaaatggctgccgcaGACTCATCTGCTATCCCAAGTGTAACTTTTTCCGATTATTACGCTGATCTGACCGGCCCTGCTAAAACGAGGTATCGAGAAAAGGTTGTAGCGTGTGGATTTGATCCTTATGTGCTAAAAAAGTCCGACTGTAGCGATGAGTTAGCGTCTTTTCCTAGCGTGGGATATCCTGACATTGTCAATTATTTGGTGCTTCAGACTTCGTGGATAACCGGGGAGCAAATGAAAGCTTATAAGTCTATGGAAGCTTACAATTTTTTCGTCTCTGGGTGGGTTAATACCATTCTGACAAAATCGGTGGCTGGAACTGATAAAACTGTCGTTACGGCAAGAGTAAATCACTCTCAACGATGTAGAGAAACCCCCTTGAAGACATGGTTTCTTGCTCAAAAGGACGGGAACGTATGCATGGCGCACTGTAACTGTATGGCAGGACTTTGTGAGGCCTGTTCGCATGTAGGGGCTCTCCTTTTTGCCGTTGAAGCTGGAGTGAGAATAAGGAACTCGGTAACTTGTACACAGGACAGAAACCCATGGATTTTGCCTTCTTATGTAAAGAACATCCCCTACATTCCTGTTTGTGACATGGACCTGTCCTCAGCGAAAAAACGATACAGTACTTTGGGCGAACAGGGATATGCAACCCCAGAAGTAAACAGAGCGGATATCCCGGAGACATCAGCTGAGGAAAGAGCCAATTTTTGCGGAAATATTTCAAGGTGTGGCATCAAACCAGCTattctttctttaatttctcCCTATAATGCTGCCTTTATGCCCAATGAAGCTGAAGCTCTGCCAAAGCCCTTAACAGTAATATACAACGAAGAACACTTGAATTATAGCTTTCAGGAACTCGTAGAAAAGGCAGAGAAAGTATTTGATGAGATTAATATTACTGCCAAGGAAGCAGAAGCTGTTGAGGGAGTTACAAGGGGCCAATCAACCTGCAAAGTATGGTTTGAGCACAGGGCAGGCCGTGTGACTGCATCAAAGTTCAGAGCAGCTTGCACAACTGACCCAGACAAACCATTAAAGAGCTTGATAGAGATGATATGTTATCCAAACTCGCACAGATTTTCAAACGCTGCAACAAAATGGGGTATCTCTAATGGAAGCAGAGCTCGTGAAGACTATGCATTTTCACTTGCAGAGGATCACCTTAACTTTTCTGTTGCAGACTGTGGACTTCATATAAGTGCAAAGTGGCCTTTTTTAGGAGCCACTCCTGATGGTCTTGTTTTTTGTGAGTGCTGTGGGAAAGGTATCTGTGAAATAAAGTGTCCTTATAAGTACAAAGATTCTATGCTTGTTAGTGCTGCAAAAGCGAATGACAGTAGTTTCTGTCTCAAGTACAATGAGGAAGAAATGAGTTTGTCTGTGGACACCTGTCATGCATACTACTACCAAGTGCAGTGTAAGTTGTTTGTGACTGGTGTAGAATATTGTGATTTCGTTGTCTGGACCAACAAAGACATCTTTATTCAGAGAATACTACCTGACACTGAGTTTTGGGACAGAACATTGACAAGGGCAATTCTTTTCTACAAGAAAGGAGTTCTCCCAGAACTGTTGGGTAGATGGTTTTCACGGTCTTCTCCTTTGCCTCATGCCACAGTAACACCAGCATCagacagtgatgatgatggaCCCTGGTGTTACTGCCAGCAGTACATTGAAGGAAGTCAGCTAATTGGTTGTGACAAACCAGACTGTAAAATCCAATGGTTTCATATGTCATGTGTAGGGCTAACAACAGAACCTGATGGTGAATGGATCTGTCCATCATGCACTCAGTGA